TGACCGACATTAAGGAAGAGCTTGTTTTCTTTAAGAAGCCGACCGATTTATTTACATATAATAAAGAAGCAATCGATTTTGATTTTGAATTGCTGACCAAGGGAAAAACTTCTCAGGAATTATCTTCTACCAACGGATTTTTAGGAAATAAAGAAGATATGTTTATTGAAGAAGGCGCAGAAATAGAATTTTCAACCATCAATACCAAAACCGGAAAAATCTATATCGGAAAAAATGCTGAGGTGATGGAAGGTTGTAATCTTCGTGGTCCGATTGCTCTTTGTGAAGGTTCTAAATTTAATTTAGGTGCAAAAATTTACGGTGCAACCACGATTGGTCCACATTCTAAAGTAGGTGGTGAAGTGAGTAACATCATTATTTTTGGTTATTCAAACAAAGGTCACGACGGATTTGTTGGAAATTCTGTGATTGGTGAATGGTGTAATCTTGGAGCAGATACGAATTCTTCCAACCTGAAAAATAATTACGGAAATGTAAAACTATGGAATTACAGAACAAAAGACTTCCAGGATACAGGTTTGCAATTTGCGGGTTTAATTATGGGAGATCATTCTAAAACGGCAATCAATACCCAATTGAATACAGGAACTGTAATTGGAGTCGCATCTAATATTTTTAAAGAAGGCTTTCCTCCGAATCTGATTGAAAATTTTTCGTGGGGTGGTTTTAAAGATGATGAACGATTTAAATTAGATAAAGCATACGAAGTTGCCGAAAAAGTAATGGCAAGAAGAAAATTGCCTTTAACAGACGATGATAAAGCAATTTTGAAACATATTTTTAATGAATATTAGCCATAATAATGAGAAACTTCAATTTTTTTTGAAGTTTTTTTATTTTTAGTGTAATATATTTTGATTTCAGATTGTCTTATTTATAGAAACGAAACTTATGACCCAAGAAACTTTTAGGAATACGGTATTTATTCTCAGAGATGAGATGTTCCGTTTTGCAAAAAGGTTTGTCATGAGCAGCGATGAAGCCGAAGATGTAGTACAGGATCTTATGATTAAATTCTGGCAGAAGAAAGATGAACTGGAGCAGTTTGGAAATTTTAAATCCTATGCTTTGAAATCTGTAAGAAATGAATGTCTCAACCGATTGAAGCATCACGACGTAAAGTTAGGTTTCGCAGATATGCAGCTTCATCGTTCGGAGCTCTACAGTATGGAAGTCAATAATCTGAAAGAGCAGATCATAGGGTTTATCAACCAGCTTCCGGAGAAACAGAAAGCGGTGATTCACCTGAAAGATGTAGAAGAGTATGAAGTGTCGGAAATTTCCGAAATGTTGGAAATGGAAGAAAACGCAGTAAGAGTAAATCTGATGCGCGCAAGACAAAAAGTAAAAGAACAAATCTCACAATTGATGAGCTATGAGCAACGACAAATTTCAAGATAAATATAATGAAGTCTTCCAAAGTTTGAAGGAAGAAAAAATGAATTGGGATTTTGAAGATTTTCTTCAGAAAGCAGAAGGAAGTGATATTTCAGCCGATGAAGCACCAATAATTCCTATCCAAAGTAAAAAACCTTCGCTTCCGAAATGGTTTTGGATGGCTGCAAGTGCGATAATACTTTTAAGTGTTGGTTTTTTATTTAATGATAATCAAAACGGAGAGGTTGCAGATCAGGCAAAATTGGTTGAAAACGAAATTCAGAAGCAGAAAAATGATTTTATTAACGAAAATCATAATCCTAATTCGCAGGTCGCGGTTCATATTACTGATTCTGTTTCAGGGCCAAAGCAAGATTCTATTTTTGTAGACAATTCAATTGCTGAAAAAGATGTTCTGGATGAAATTCTCTCTAAAAAAAGCAGAATTAAAAAAGAATCTAAACCGAGATATGTAGATAATTCCGGTTTAAAAAATAAAACTTTTAAAGATTCTATCGGCTATAAAGATTCTTATGTAATTGTAAACGGCAAAAGAATTGAAAATGTGGAAGAAGCTATAAACGTAACAAGATATTCATTTCAGGTGATGGCGGCCAATGTTAATCAGGCTTTGCACACTCAGGTGATGGATAATGTAGACAACTAGATTATTAACGATAAGATTATGCAACTGATCAGGCTTGTAATCAATTAAAATTCAATTAAACTCATGAAAAAGATATTTTTTATACTAACCATTTTTCTTACAAGTTTCGCAAATTATTCTGCGCAGACAGAAAAACTAGATCAATTTTTTCAATCTTTTGAAAATAAAGGTGGAGTAACTTCTATAGATATTAAAAAGCCGATGTTTGATCTTTTAGACCGTATCGACATCAGCGATGAATACATCGGGAAAATAAAACCGATTATGCGTGATGTTGATGGCTTAAAACTTTTGGTTTTTTCTAAAATAACATTTCCGGATCATTTAAAATCTGAGAATTTGGGACAGATAAAAATGAATGAAGAAAAAAGCGAAAGAATTGCAAAGCTTTTGAATAGTTTGAAACTTAATGAGTTGATGTCTATGAAAAGTGATGATGTTTCGATGAAATTTTTGGCAGAAAATGCGAAAGACGGTATTCTTGAAAACCTGATTTTCAATGTTGATTCTAAAGACGAGAACGTTGTTTTCATTCTTAACGGAAAAATGAAAATGGATGATGTTAATAAAATTATTAATTCAACCAACACAAAAGTTACTTCTTCAAAAATCTCTTTAACAAACAGTTTTGCCGCAGAAGACACCAGTTCTTATCTAAGTGGCGAAAACAGAAATGTTGGCGAATTTTCAAAAATCGATGTAAGTGTAGGAATTAATGTTAATTACAAACAGGAAAACGCTACAAGTCTAAAAGTATTGGCAGATGCAGATAAACTTAAATATGTCATTACAGAAGTAGAAAACGGAGTTTTGAAGGTTTATATTGACAATAAAGGAGTAAAGAATTTAAAATTTAAAAACCTTACGGTTAATGTTTCGTCTCCAAAAATGAATGTAATTAAAACTTCTTCAGGAGCAACTTTTACTGCCATTAATATGGTAAGAGAAAATAATCTGGATATTGAGGCTACATCGGGTTCTATTGTAAAAGGGAAATTTAATATTACCGAAAATGTAAATTTAGACATCAATTCAGGATCAAATCTTAAAGCGGATTTTATTACACAAAATTTAGTTTTGAATAATTCCAGCGGATCTAGTGTTACTTTAGAAGGAATCGCAAAAACTGCAGTTCTTGATGTAAGCAGCGGAGCTTCTTGTAAAGCTGAAGGATTAATGATCAATACTGCTAAAGCCGAGTCTACTTCGGGTGCAAGTCTTTCTTTATACGTTAAAGACAAATTAAAAGTAAACGCTTCTTCGGGTGGTTCTGTAAGATTAAAAGGAAATCCTGACTTAGAATCGCGAATTGATAAAGTTTCGGGAGGAAGCTTAAAACAAATCAACTAAAAACCTTTAGCCATGAAAATCTTAAAAAACATTTTTCTCGTTTGTTGCTCTTTATTCTTACTACAGTCTTGTATTGTTTCGAGCAAACCAAACATCGATTTTTTCTCAAAATCAAAATATGATTCCGAGGATGCAAAATTTGCCAGCTTCAATGTGCCCTTGTTTTTAGCGAAACCTTATATCAAAAAAGCTTTGAGAGAAGAAGGAGAAAGTGACGCCGCAATTGCAATGGTAAAGAAAGTTTCAAAAATAAAAATGATGACTGTTGCCAACGGAAGCGAAAAAATGTTGAAAGATTACGCCAATTATCTTAAAGACAATAATTACGAAGATTGGGCAACCATCAAACACGATGGTAATAATGTAAACATCAGAGTAAAACAAAAAGGTGAGATGATCGATAATATGCTGATTACCGTAAATTCAAAAAAAGATATGGTGTTTTTAGACGTTAAAGGCAGCTTTACGGCGGACGATATTTCTAAAATGATCAATATTGCATCAGATAAATAACTTCATATTCAACCATATTAATTTTGTAAAGTCACTGTTGAACTAAACCTTCGGTAGCTTTCCCAATCGCATAAATCAGTTACTTTGTAAAGTTAATTAAAAAATCAATAGAATGGCTACAAAAAAAAGAGTTTAGACGAGCTCAGAGAAAACAAAATCATCAATCAGGCAAAGCGCGAAGTGCCTGGTTTTACAGAACTTTTAAGCCGTTTTGAACGTACGGTTTCGGTGTTGGGACGCAGTCAGAGCACGTTCAATAATTACTCCAGACACGTCGCGGCGGTGTCGCTGCATTTCGGGAAAATCCCGACAGAATTGGATCCTGAGCAGATCCACGATTACCTTTTTTACCTTCAGAAAAAATCAAGATCACCCTCGCAATCGTATTTTAAACACACGGTTTACGGACTTCGGTTTCTGTTGAAATCGGAAGGTTTGAGCTACGATTATCTAAGTCTTCCGGAAATTAAAAAAGAGAAAAAACTGCCTGTTGTGCTCAGTAAACAGGAGGTTTGGCAGATGTTGTCATGCTGTAAACTTTTAAAACATAAAATCTTAAT
Above is a genomic segment from Chryseobacterium mulctrae containing:
- a CDS encoding GlmU family protein, which codes for MQLVFSDAQYWEDFLPLTFTRPVAEMRCGILTFSERWQKILETTEVSWFTEMYLQQKFREPEKKESLFLVTNFLPTETVIQQIKDLKQGEALVYEDELVAAKINMEGFSLNQIEKMTDIKEELVFFKKPTDLFTYNKEAIDFDFELLTKGKTSQELSSTNGFLGNKEDMFIEEGAEIEFSTINTKTGKIYIGKNAEVMEGCNLRGPIALCEGSKFNLGAKIYGATTIGPHSKVGGEVSNIIIFGYSNKGHDGFVGNSVIGEWCNLGADTNSSNLKNNYGNVKLWNYRTKDFQDTGLQFAGLIMGDHSKTAINTQLNTGTVIGVASNIFKEGFPPNLIENFSWGGFKDDERFKLDKAYEVAEKVMARRKLPLTDDDKAILKHIFNEY
- a CDS encoding RNA polymerase sigma factor yields the protein MTQETFRNTVFILRDEMFRFAKRFVMSSDEAEDVVQDLMIKFWQKKDELEQFGNFKSYALKSVRNECLNRLKHHDVKLGFADMQLHRSELYSMEVNNLKEQIIGFINQLPEKQKAVIHLKDVEEYEVSEISEMLEMEENAVRVNLMRARQKVKEQISQLMSYEQRQISR
- a CDS encoding DUF4252 domain-containing protein, with the translated sequence MKKIFFILTIFLTSFANYSAQTEKLDQFFQSFENKGGVTSIDIKKPMFDLLDRIDISDEYIGKIKPIMRDVDGLKLLVFSKITFPDHLKSENLGQIKMNEEKSERIAKLLNSLKLNELMSMKSDDVSMKFLAENAKDGILENLIFNVDSKDENVVFILNGKMKMDDVNKIINSTNTKVTSSKISLTNSFAAEDTSSYLSGENRNVGEFSKIDVSVGINVNYKQENATSLKVLADADKLKYVITEVENGVLKVYIDNKGVKNLKFKNLTVNVSSPKMNVIKTSSGATFTAINMVRENNLDIEATSGSIVKGKFNITENVNLDINSGSNLKADFITQNLVLNNSSGSSVTLEGIAKTAVLDVSSGASCKAEGLMINTAKAESTSGASLSLYVKDKLKVNASSGGSVRLKGNPDLESRIDKVSGGSLKQIN
- a CDS encoding DUF4252 domain-containing protein; protein product: MKILKNIFLVCCSLFLLQSCIVSSKPNIDFFSKSKYDSEDAKFASFNVPLFLAKPYIKKALREEGESDAAIAMVKKVSKIKMMTVANGSEKMLKDYANYLKDNNYEDWATIKHDGNNVNIRVKQKGEMIDNMLITVNSKKDMVFLDVKGSFTADDISKMINIASDK